One part of the Paracoccus sp. MBLB3053 genome encodes these proteins:
- a CDS encoding DUF1674 domain-containing protein, with protein sequence MTDRKELPPAAQRALAEAEERRRNAKALDLPVELGGRDGPEPVRYGDYEKKGICVDF encoded by the coding sequence ATGACCGACCGCAAGGAACTGCCGCCCGCTGCGCAACGCGCCCTGGCCGAGGCCGAGGAACGCCGCCGCAACGCCAAGGCCCTGGACCTTCCCGTCGAGCTGGGTGGCCGCGATGGCCCCGAGCCCGTGCGCTATGGCGATTACGAGAAAAAGGGCATCTGCGTCGATTTCTGA
- a CDS encoding efflux RND transporter periplasmic adaptor subunit, with protein sequence MIFGKMMPKCAALLLISGLVMTPAWAQQGRRGSQGPSAVGVMTAAEEEVPYTITLPGRAIAFQQTTIRPQVGGEILEVTYDPAKPVKTGDVLFRIDPETLAAALTAAEAGVAGAEAKLTEAQNTVTRYRRLEGSGVSAVDRAAAEVALKQAEADLKSAEAARDSAQLSLDRTQIVSPIDGMADVAEVSVGDLVTANQSEALTTITQLDPVYVDVSQSSASILRNRAKFNAGELVRNREVQAHLTLETGEEFQGAGRIVSPGILVSPTTGTVPIRLQFDNPDRLILPGQFLRVEMTLGSTRAVLVPQRATRRSSDGTLTAFVVREGKAQQITLSEQGTYRNSWIVTQGLTPGEELVLDGLNNLRAGAEVTTVPVVIDDQGVVRDAKSAENAAGDDENNPAARSGAQDAGTN encoded by the coding sequence ATGATATTCGGCAAGATGATGCCGAAATGCGCAGCATTGCTGCTCATTTCGGGATTGGTGATGACGCCAGCATGGGCCCAGCAGGGCCGCAGGGGCAGCCAAGGCCCCAGTGCCGTGGGCGTCATGACGGCAGCCGAGGAAGAGGTGCCTTATACGATCACCCTGCCGGGCCGCGCCATCGCATTTCAGCAGACCACCATCCGCCCTCAGGTTGGCGGCGAAATTCTCGAAGTCACGTATGATCCGGCCAAGCCGGTCAAGACCGGTGACGTGCTGTTTCGCATCGATCCCGAAACGCTCGCCGCCGCGCTGACGGCAGCAGAGGCCGGGGTCGCCGGCGCGGAAGCAAAGCTCACTGAAGCCCAAAACACCGTCACACGCTATCGCCGGCTCGAAGGATCGGGGGTCTCGGCCGTGGACCGCGCAGCGGCGGAAGTGGCCCTGAAACAGGCCGAAGCCGATCTGAAATCGGCTGAGGCCGCCCGCGATTCGGCCCAGCTCTCCCTTGACCGAACCCAGATCGTCAGCCCCATCGACGGCATGGCGGATGTCGCCGAGGTTTCCGTTGGCGATCTGGTGACGGCCAACCAGTCGGAGGCTCTGACCACCATTACCCAGCTTGACCCGGTCTATGTCGACGTCTCGCAATCAAGCGCGAGCATTCTGCGCAACCGCGCAAAATTCAACGCGGGCGAGTTGGTTCGCAATCGCGAGGTGCAAGCGCACCTGACACTGGAAACCGGCGAGGAGTTCCAGGGGGCCGGAAGGATCGTCAGCCCCGGCATCCTGGTTTCGCCAACGACGGGAACAGTCCCGATCAGGCTGCAATTCGACAATCCCGACCGCCTGATTTTGCCTGGCCAGTTCCTGCGGGTCGAAATGACACTGGGCTCCACGCGCGCCGTTCTCGTTCCGCAGCGGGCAACGCGACGGTCGTCCGACGGGACGCTGACCGCCTTTGTCGTGCGCGAGGGCAAGGCCCAGCAAATCACCCTGAGCGAGCAGGGCACCTATCGCAACAGCTGGATCGTGACCCAGGGGCTCACGCCCGGCGAAGAATTGGTGCTGGATGGGCTGAACAACCTGCGCGCCGGCGCCGAGGTGACCACCGTCCCGGTCGTCATCGACGATCAGGGCGTCGTGCGGGATGCCAAGTCTGCCGAGAATGCCGCAGGTGATGACGAAAACAACCCGGCCGCCAGATCAGGCGCACAGGACGCGGGCACCAACTGA